The Antarcticibacterium flavum genome contains the following window.
CTATAGATGAAATGGGATTCCTTATTAGCAAACAGGGAGATTATTCTTCTTTTTACAGCAATATTTATAAAGCTATAACTTCCGGGGAAGAACTGGAGGTAAAACCGGAAGAAGCCAAAAATGTGATCCGCATTATAGAAGCAGCCCTGCGAAGCCAGGCTGAAGGCAGGAAGGTTGAGTTTTATTAATTTTTGTGATCTTTAGTTACCTATAACATTCCTTTCTACTCCTGCATCCCCAAAGGAAGCATAGCAATTTCTAAGAATTGACTTTTCTGGAAGCTTTCATCCTGGCAAAGTAAGCTGTTGCTTCTTTCAGCACCCTGGGCGCCAGGATAAGTGTGGAGATCATTGTAGGTATCGCCATGAGCGCAAAGAAACCATCTATAAGATTGATCATCATACTTAGTGAAGTTGTCGCACCTACCAGAATACTTATTACATAGAAGTAATTGTAATAATGTTTCTTATCTGCCCCCACCAGGAATGAGAGACATTTTGTTCCATAATAAGAGTAAGAAAATAAGGAAGAAATGCTAAAGATGGCAATACACAGCATTAACAGGTAATTTCCGAAAATGGGAATTGAGGCATCAAAGGCTGAAGCTGTAAGACTCACTCCATTCACATCTGTAGACTGCCACACCCCGGTCACAAGGATGGCCAGCGCCGTTAGGGTACATACCACAAGTGTGTCTATTGCAGGTCCTAGCATGGCTACCAGCCCCTCACGAATAGGCTCGTTGGTCTTGGCTGCCCCATGTGCCATAGGTGCCGTTCCAATACCGGCCTCATTGGAAAAAGCCCCACGACGAATTCCAAGAATTATAAGGCCTCCCAGGACCCCACCTAAAAATGAATCTCCTGTAAAATTATTGGCTGCAAAGGCATCAGTAAATATCAATGAAAAATAATATGGTACCTGGTCAATATTCACGAAAAGAATGATCAAAACAGAGACAAAGTATAAGGCTACCATTGAAGGTACCAATTTGGAAACGGTTTTACTTATACGGCTCAATCCTCCAAAGATCACTACAGAAGTAATGGTGACTAAAATAAGACCTATTATAAGATTGGTTCCAAAGCCTGTTTCCACTCCATTTGGTGCGAGGATTATAAAATTTACTGCCTGCGTAAGCTGGTTTACGTTGAAAACAGGCAATGCTCCAACCAACCCTGCAATGCTAAAGAAAACGGCGAGCGATTTCCACTTCTCACCAAGCCCCACCATTATAACATACATAGGACCACCCTGTATCTCCCCTGCACTATCCCGGCCCCTGTACATAACTGCAAGGCTACAGGTGAAGAATTTGGTGGCCATTCCAATAATTGCGCTAATCCACATCCAGAATATCGCTCCCGGCCCCCCTATAGCTATTGCCACTGCAACCCCGGCAATATTCCCCATGCCAACCGTGGCAGCAAGAGCGGTAGAAAGAGCCTGAAAATGGCTTATTTCCCCGGGATCATCGGGATTATCATATTTCCCTCTTAAAACCTGCAGCGAGTGTACGAGGTATCTAAAAGGGAGGAATCTGGATCTTATAAGGAGGTAAAACCCTCCGCCAATAAGTAATATTAAAAGAGGGAGTCCCCAGACAAAAGAAGCGAACTGGGCAATGAAATTATCTACTGTGGCCATAAGCAAATATAAGTATTGGCGGCATACCGGCAAATTTTAAATATGGGCCATAATTTCCAGTTTTTATACACTACTGTCCCGTAAAAGAGTCTGGACTGCTTCGCTGCCGGAATTTAGAATCTGGAATAAAATATAGATTTTTGGAAAAGGTCCGTTTACCAACTTCTAAAAAGCCTGAATTTTCCTGAACTATTTCAGGTTCAAAACCTCCCCTGGTTGAGGTGTATATGTCCTTTGACTGGGTATAATAAGGCTTAAGGAAAAAAATGAATATTTTAAGCGGACACCAATGGTTTTTATATATAGAAATGGAAAATCCTTTCGTGCTAGAGATTAGTTTACGATTTCGGTGATTTGTTAACGAGGGTTAAGCGGAAGGACTGTGTACTTAAATAGAATGCCGGACCCAATTCTCCCCAAAGGCCCTACCCAGATGGTCGAATCAGGAACCGGCACTTTACTTTAGTGTTCTAAATAAGCTTAAGATCCTTAACTATGCTTATTAAATGAGGTGTAGTCCTGGCATTAAAATTTTCCCGCAGTTCTTTGAGCCTTTTTTCAATGGCGCTCTTACTGTTAGGTGATATGTTTTGTTCTAAAAATTTTTCCCGTATCTCATCCTGGGTAAGTCCCTGGGATACACATTTTAACATGGTCACCTCAAAAGGATCCAAAGTAATAAGGTTTTCTTGTTTCAGGCTTCTTTCAATCCTTGGGGAATTATAACTTTTGCCTCTTTTTATTTGGAGGATAGCTTCTTTGAGTTCACTCAATCCCCTCCGGTCTTTGCAAACATAGGCGTTTATATAACCGGTCTCCCACAGGGACTTTACGGTATGAGGATGGTCTTCTATTGAATTCACAATGACCTTTATATTGGGATCCTCGAGTTTGATCTTTTCTATTAATTCCTTGCCTGAAGTGATCTTCTCTACCCTGTGATCACTTTTAAAAGATAGATCGCAAATAAGCAAATCAAAAGGTTCATTGTCCAGAATAGCCTTTTTGGCCAGGAGAAAAGCCTGGTCACAATACTGGGCATGTGCCACGAGGGGAATTTTGAATTCATCAAGCACACTTCCTACAGCGTGGTTCACACTATCCATATCTTCAGCTACAAGGACTTTTTTAAACATAATTACACCCTTAAAAGGATTTTAATCCAGAATTTTTATTATTCCTTTTCCTTGATTCCAAAGGTAATTGTTCCTGTTTGAGATTAATTACGGTTTTCCACATTCTACCTCATTTTTGTGGAGTTTTGAGCCAAACCTGGATCTTTTTTTCATTAATTATTAATCACTGGCGTCCGGTAAAAATAGTATTTCTTGTTTTAATCTTAATAAACCTTGATTCTACATCACTTCGATTTTGATTTCCGGCTTATGGGGGCCCTAGATCAAAAAGATTGGGTGCAAGCTGTATATTTTTTGGATAAATGTTAGGATCTGCTGATTTTAAAAGTAAGTCTGTAACTCTCACATAATTCATTAAATGAAGCCTGAATAGCCCACAGATAACCGAATATGATAATCTACAACGTCGCGACCCTTTTCGAGCTATTTGGACGAGTAAATCCGCTATAAGTGCACACCAGATTTGAATTCGTATTGCATTCTTATTATCGCCAATAAAGCTGGTGATCTTAAGGTTTTGCTTGAGCCTTTTAAATAAAAGCTCAATTTGCCATCGCTGCTTGTATATTTCTGCAATTGTGCAAGCAGGCAGCTGCATATCATTGGTAATAAATTCAATTTCCCGTTGATCTTTGTGATCATAAAACTTTATAATGCGGCATTTTACTTTTTGTTTTTGCTGGCTATGCCCTAATTCTGCTCTACAGTCTTCCAATATGCCATATTGCTCATCCTCCTTAGTTAAGAGGTTATAATTCCCCCAA
Protein-coding sequences here:
- a CDS encoding alanine/glycine:cation symporter family protein translates to MATVDNFIAQFASFVWGLPLLILLIGGGFYLLIRSRFLPFRYLVHSLQVLRGKYDNPDDPGEISHFQALSTALAATVGMGNIAGVAVAIAIGGPGAIFWMWISAIIGMATKFFTCSLAVMYRGRDSAGEIQGGPMYVIMVGLGEKWKSLAVFFSIAGLVGALPVFNVNQLTQAVNFIILAPNGVETGFGTNLIIGLILVTITSVVIFGGLSRISKTVSKLVPSMVALYFVSVLIILFVNIDQVPYYFSLIFTDAFAANNFTGDSFLGGVLGGLIILGIRRGAFSNEAGIGTAPMAHGAAKTNEPIREGLVAMLGPAIDTLVVCTLTALAILVTGVWQSTDVNGVSLTASAFDASIPIFGNYLLMLCIAIFSISSLFSYSYYGTKCLSFLVGADKKHYYNYFYVISILVGATTSLSMMINLIDGFFALMAIPTMISTLILAPRVLKEATAYFARMKASRKVNS
- a CDS encoding response regulator transcription factor is translated as MFKKVLVAEDMDSVNHAVGSVLDEFKIPLVAHAQYCDQAFLLAKKAILDNEPFDLLICDLSFKSDHRVEKITSGKELIEKIKLEDPNIKVIVNSIEDHPHTVKSLWETGYINAYVCKDRRGLSELKEAILQIKRGKSYNSPRIERSLKQENLITLDPFEVTMLKCVSQGLTQDEIREKFLEQNISPNSKSAIEKRLKELRENFNARTTPHLISIVKDLKLI